The sequence GAAGGTTCCGGGAAGCGCTGAAGCCCTGTTCCGTGAGGGGATGGAGCGCTGCAAGGACAGCCTGTCCTCCTTCTCGTTCCGTGAATATAAGCGGCTGTCCCGCGAGATTGCGTCAGGCTTCAGCCGTCTGCCGGTGACGGAGGAGGTTAAGCCGCGGGTAGGCGTGGTCGGCGAGATTTTGATCAAGTTCCATCCCGACGCTAACAACCGGCTTGTCGATCTGATCGAGGCCGAGGGCGGGGAAGTTGTAATGCCCGATTTTCTCGATTTCTTCTTCTACTGTGTGTACAATCCGATTTACGGGGCGGAGCAGTTCGGGAAGAGCAAGACGCTCGGGCTGATTAACCCGCTGCTCATTACGTATATACAGATGTACCGCAAGCCAATCACGGCGGCGCTTGAAGGTCTGGGACTCGCCCATAAAGACAAGAATATCTACCGTCTCGCCGAAAAAGCCGAAAGACTTGTGTCGATAGGCAACCAGATGGGCGAGGGCTGGTTCCTGACCGCCGAGATGATGGACCTGCTTGATCATGGAGTGAACAATATCGTCTGCATCCAGCCGTTCGCCTGCCTTCCGAACCACATTACCGGACGCGGGACGATGAAAGGGCTGAAAGAGCTGTATCCAAGCGCTAATATTGCCGCCATCGACTATGATGCGGGCGTCAGTGTGGTGAACCAGACGAACCGGATCAAGCTGATGATGTCGATCGCAAAGGAACTGGAAAGCGGCGGAGCGCTCTTCCAGGAGTCTGCCGGGTCCACGGCGGGGACAAAGCTGGAGGCGGCTCAGGCGTAAACGAATGGCAGCATAGCCGATATGAAAAAAAGGGACACATTCCAAGGTTGGTTTCAACCGGGTTGTGTCCCTTTGGCTTCTATGAGGAGACGCCCTCTTGTTTCCAGCGCTTAAGCAGTGGCAGCGACTGGGTGAGCATTCCCTTGGCGCCCATCTCATCCATTCCCTGCTCCACAAGATAACCGGTACAGAGGTCAATCATTCCCTGAAGGGTAATGTCCGGCTGCTTAAACTCGCCGTCTTCATAACAGTACTTGCAGTATTCCTCTGTCTGAACGCCTTCCCGTTCCGTCCCCAGCAAATCTTTCTCCGGCATCGGCATTCCGCAGCTTTGGCAGAACCGTCCGCTGTGTTCCACAGTGAGTTCCATGGTGTGTTCCATTTTCAACCACTCTCCCGCTAATATTTTATACAGTTACAGTATAAACCGGGGAACTGGACAGCTTACTGTCAGGTTGCCGGGCTGTATTTGCAGCAATGTCCACCGCGAGCTCGCCAAGCCGCTGTCTGACATGCTGCGGCTCCAGCACCTCGGCCGCAGACCCGAAGCTGAGCAGAAAGCCGTACAGCCATTCGTCGACGGGATAGCGCAGGGAGACGGTATAGCCGCCGCTGCCGTCCGCCTGAAGCTCGGAGCATTCGAAACGCTCCTCCGCGATACGCTTGTTTTTGGCTGAGAAATGAAGGATGACTTCGGTCAGGGCTTCACGCTCTCCAGGATAGTCATTCCATGGCAAATCCCTGAATGAAAGCTCGAGCCTGGTGAAGACCGCAGTTCCCTTAACCAGATCCTTCATTCTGTGCACCTTGAACAGCCGGAAATCCTCCCGCAGTTTGCAGTAGCCGTACAAGTACCAGGATTGGCCCTTCATGACAAGAGTATATGGCTCCACACACCGGACCGTTGCCGTTCCTTCGGCGCTGACATAGGCAAAAGAGACCGTTATGCTCTCCTCCAGCGCCTCCTTGAGCAGAGCAAGCTTCTGTTCGGATGCACCCGGAAGCCCCCACGGGGTGAGGTCGATAACTTGCCGCGCCGCTATGCTGCGGAACTGCTGCGAACGCGAAGGAGGTACGATGCTGCTGATCTTCTCCATCAATCGCCCGTGATCGCCCGTATAGGGGGAGAGGCTTCGCAGAGCGGAAAAGATTTGCGCCAGCTCATGGTCGGTAAGCACATTCCGGTCGAGCCGGTAGCCTTCGATTAACCCGATGCCTCCGCCTCCGCCCTGATAGGTAACCACCGGAATTCCGGCCAGGCTTAGCGTTTCGATATCGCGGTAAATGGTTCGCACCGACACCCCGAACATGTCGGCAAGCTCCTTCGCCTGAACGAGCCGGCGGCCCAGAAGCACGATGACGATGGACAGCAGACGATCTATTTTCATCGGTACGGATCTCCTTTTGGCGTGTCTGAAACATGAATTTTCGTGAAAAGC is a genomic window of Paenibacillus durus ATCC 35681 containing:
- a CDS encoding zinc ribbon domain-containing protein, with the protein product MEHTMELTVEHSGRFCQSCGMPMPEKDLLGTEREGVQTEEYCKYCYEDGEFKQPDITLQGMIDLCTGYLVEQGMDEMGAKGMLTQSLPLLKRWKQEGVSS
- a CDS encoding helix-turn-helix transcriptional regulator, translated to MKIDRLLSIVIVLLGRRLVQAKELADMFGVSVRTIYRDIETLSLAGIPVVTYQGGGGGIGLIEGYRLDRNVLTDHELAQIFSALRSLSPYTGDHGRLMEKISSIVPPSRSQQFRSIAARQVIDLTPWGLPGASEQKLALLKEALEESITVSFAYVSAEGTATVRCVEPYTLVMKGQSWYLYGYCKLREDFRLFKVHRMKDLVKGTAVFTRLELSFRDLPWNDYPGEREALTEVILHFSAKNKRIAEERFECSELQADGSGGYTVSLRYPVDEWLYGFLLSFGSAAEVLEPQHVRQRLGELAVDIAANTARQPDSKLSSSPVYTVTV